A stretch of Flavobacterium sp. N2270 DNA encodes these proteins:
- the gltX gene encoding glutamate--tRNA ligase, whose protein sequence is MSKPVRVRFAPSPTGPLHIGGVRTALFNYLFAKKNNGTFYLRIEDTDQTRFVPGAEAYIFEALEWLGIAPDETIGKNEKFGPYKQSERKEMYKQYADQLIKSGWAYYAFDTPEALDALRKEKEANKETFIYNHTIREQLDNSLTVSREKVKERIANGEHYVVRFKTPTNEILELKDIIRGDVKFDTNLLDDKVLFKSDGMPTYHLANIVDDHLMETSHVIRGEEWLPSMPLHVLLYRAFGWDAPEFAHLPLILKPIGNGKLSKRDGDKLGFPVFPLEWQTEEGTSMGYRENGFFPEAVVNFLALLGWNDGTEQELFSLEELVAKFDLNRVNKSGAKFDPEKNKWFNHQYLITKEDAELAELFKVELDKKCFDKLSMTDEQITKIVGLVKERANFVTDLYDLADYFFVAPTSYDEKAAKNWKEETPALMQQVIAELNKIEDFTSLNIETLLKEWMTTNEIGMGKVMQPLRLSLVGALKGPHLFDIIEMIGKEESIKRIEKAIASL, encoded by the coding sequence ATGTCAAAACCAGTAAGAGTACGATTTGCTCCAAGTCCGACAGGACCTTTACATATAGGTGGTGTAAGAACTGCTTTATTCAATTACTTATTTGCTAAGAAAAATAACGGGACTTTTTATTTACGAATAGAAGATACCGATCAAACACGTTTTGTTCCAGGTGCTGAAGCTTATATTTTTGAAGCATTAGAATGGTTAGGAATTGCTCCTGATGAAACGATAGGAAAGAATGAAAAATTTGGACCTTACAAACAAAGCGAACGTAAAGAAATGTATAAGCAATATGCAGACCAACTGATAAAATCGGGGTGGGCCTATTATGCATTTGATACACCAGAAGCTTTAGATGCTTTACGAAAAGAGAAAGAAGCAAATAAAGAAACGTTTATTTACAACCATACCATTAGAGAGCAATTAGACAATTCATTAACTGTTTCACGTGAAAAAGTGAAGGAACGAATTGCTAATGGAGAACATTATGTAGTGCGTTTTAAAACACCAACAAATGAAATTTTAGAATTAAAAGATATTATTAGAGGTGATGTTAAGTTTGATACCAATCTTTTAGACGATAAAGTTTTGTTTAAAAGTGACGGAATGCCAACCTATCATTTAGCGAATATTGTGGACGACCATTTAATGGAAACTTCGCATGTTATTCGTGGTGAAGAATGGTTGCCATCAATGCCTTTACATGTTTTATTGTACAGAGCTTTTGGTTGGGATGCACCTGAATTTGCACATTTACCGTTAATTTTAAAACCAATTGGAAACGGAAAACTTTCTAAACGTGATGGTGATAAATTAGGCTTCCCAGTATTTCCACTAGAATGGCAAACAGAAGAAGGAACTTCAATGGGTTATAGAGAAAACGGATTTTTCCCAGAAGCGGTTGTGAACTTTCTAGCATTATTAGGTTGGAACGATGGAACTGAACAAGAATTATTTTCACTAGAAGAATTGGTTGCAAAATTTGATTTAAATAGAGTAAATAAATCGGGTGCGAAGTTTGACCCTGAGAAAAACAAATGGTTCAATCACCAATATTTAATTACAAAAGAAGATGCTGAATTAGCAGAATTATTTAAAGTTGAATTGGATAAAAAGTGCTTCGACAAGCTCAGCATGACGGATGAACAAATAACAAAAATAGTTGGATTAGTAAAAGAAAGAGCAAATTTTGTAACGGATTTATACGATTTAGCTGATTACTTTTTTGTGGCTCCAACAAGTTATGATGAAAAAGCAGCTAAAAATTGGAAAGAAGAAACGCCAGCTTTAATGCAACAAGTAATTGCTGAATTGAATAAAATAGAAGATTTTACTTCATTAAACATTGAAACGCTTTTAAAAGAGTGGATGACAACCAATGAAATAGGAATGGGTAAAGTAATGCAACCGCTACGATTAAGCTTAGTAGGCGCTTTAAAAGGACCGCATTTATTTGATATCATTGAAATGATAGGAAAAGAAGAAAGTATAAAACGAATTGAAAAAGCAATTGCTAGTTTATAA
- a CDS encoding LTA synthase family protein, with translation MKKFQYLKPLLNFVLIALLINTISRIFLFFCFKERVFETENYYQIFFIGLRFDLIVITYLSVLPALLLSLLSDNFLQKIKGFFKIYFILFLFIFLLMELSTLDFIHQYDTRPNRLFLDYLIYPKEVIGTLLKSYLPSLIISIVLLGLALFIAFKYAKKLFYPVLGTPYKSKLILFPLVAFFLFLGARSSLTSKRPINASNAIFCSDQMTNSLGLNSTYTVAFAAYSLKEEGSVKKYGKMDELEAFSRVKKYMNATDFIDDDIPFLHIQKPDSVSEKYNVVFFLQESLGAEYVGSLGGLPLTPEFDKLTKEGLLFTNLYCTGTRSVRGIEAVATGFIPNPSESVVKLSNAQQGFFSLADVYGRLNYDTSFIYGGMANFDNMASFFNGNGYKNIIDETDFDNDGQKHAFKGTWGYSDEDLAVKANEYFKSLGNKPFYSLMFSTSNHEPFEFPDGRIELYDKTKNTVNNAMKYADFSIGKFFELAKKEAYFKNTIFVVIADHNTRTYGKNLVPVHKFHIPALIIAPNVEKGSTYTKLSSQMDIPSTVLALSGVTSQTTMVGRNLLKLPESTKGRTIMLFHETYAFRVGDDVIIINPNTKPLQFKIENNDQTLTPVALDEELAKDALAHIITSSILYKERKYKLKN, from the coding sequence ATGAAGAAATTTCAATATTTAAAACCTTTATTAAATTTTGTATTAATTGCTTTATTAATAAATACAATTAGTAGAATATTTTTATTTTTCTGTTTTAAAGAACGTGTTTTTGAAACAGAAAACTATTACCAAATATTTTTTATTGGTTTACGTTTTGATTTAATTGTTATTACTTATTTGTCTGTTTTACCTGCACTTTTATTGAGTTTATTATCTGATAATTTTCTCCAAAAAATAAAAGGGTTCTTTAAAATATACTTCATTTTATTTTTATTTATCTTTTTATTAATGGAATTATCTACTCTAGATTTTATCCATCAATACGATACAAGACCTAATAGATTGTTTCTAGATTATTTAATTTACCCAAAAGAAGTAATTGGAACTTTACTTAAAAGTTATTTACCATCTTTAATTATTTCTATCGTTTTATTAGGTTTAGCTTTATTTATTGCTTTTAAATACGCTAAAAAATTATTTTATCCAGTTTTAGGAACACCCTACAAATCAAAATTAATTCTATTTCCATTAGTTGCATTTTTTCTTTTTTTAGGAGCACGTTCTAGCTTAACCTCTAAACGACCTATAAATGCTAGTAATGCCATTTTTTGTTCTGATCAAATGACCAATTCATTAGGTTTAAATTCAACTTATACCGTTGCTTTTGCAGCTTATTCATTAAAAGAAGAAGGAAGTGTAAAAAAATATGGAAAAATGGATGAACTTGAAGCCTTTTCTCGTGTAAAAAAATACATGAACGCTACTGATTTTATTGATGATGATATTCCATTTTTACACATTCAAAAACCTGATTCGGTTTCAGAAAAATACAATGTTGTTTTCTTTTTACAAGAAAGTCTTGGTGCAGAATATGTGGGTAGTCTTGGCGGTTTACCATTAACTCCTGAGTTTGATAAACTTACTAAAGAAGGCTTATTGTTTACCAATTTGTATTGTACAGGTACACGAAGTGTAAGAGGTATTGAAGCAGTTGCAACCGGTTTTATTCCAAATCCTTCTGAAAGTGTGGTGAAACTAAGTAACGCACAACAAGGTTTTTTTAGTTTAGCTGATGTTTATGGAAGATTAAATTATGATACCAGTTTCATTTATGGTGGTATGGCTAATTTTGATAATATGGCTTCTTTCTTTAATGGTAATGGTTATAAAAACATTATCGACGAAACAGATTTCGATAACGACGGACAAAAACATGCTTTTAAAGGAACTTGGGGATATTCTGATGAAGACTTAGCTGTAAAAGCAAATGAATACTTTAAATCACTTGGAAATAAGCCTTTTTACTCATTAATGTTTTCTACTTCTAATCATGAACCATTTGAATTTCCTGATGGTAGAATTGAATTATACGACAAAACAAAAAATACAGTAAATAATGCTATGAAGTATGCCGATTTCTCTATTGGCAAATTTTTTGAATTGGCTAAAAAAGAAGCTTATTTTAAGAATACAATTTTCGTTGTTATTGCAGATCATAATACAAGAACCTATGGTAAAAATTTAGTTCCTGTTCATAAATTTCATATTCCAGCTTTAATAATAGCTCCTAATGTTGAAAAAGGAAGTACTTATACTAAACTTTCTAGCCAAATGGATATTCCATCCACTGTTTTAGCTTTATCTGGTGTTACTTCTCAAACAACAATGGTAGGAAGAAATTTATTAAAATTACCAGAATCAACTAAAGGAAGAACGATTATGTTATTTCATGAAACGTATGCTTTTAGAGTAGGTGATGATGTAATTATTATTAATCCAAATACAAAACCTTTACAGTTTAAAATAGAAAATAACGATCAAACTTTAACTCCAGTTGCATTAGATGAAGAGCTGGCTAAAGATGCACTAGCACACATTATAACATCTAGTATTTTATATAAAGAAAGAAAGTATAAGTTAAAAAATTAA
- a CDS encoding PorT family protein, with amino-acid sequence MNKILVVLVTFLTFSVSAQRGFKDSNRIGIGAGLTQMNIYTDNFSVNPEMGWIGGFSVRGNYYNDWQMSFGMFFTESNFSIPTLGTSGTEDLSFKLSAVQIYILPSYVLSENHLNLEFGPVLQVNGKLGVDKDKETNILLDQPTLVAKDILDVSKFNANFYVGLNAGVKNFRARIGYQYGLTNMFGNLKNNDKVKLSGEKFKGHLGLISGQLTIYL; translated from the coding sequence ATGAATAAGATTTTAGTAGTATTAGTTACTTTTTTAACATTCTCTGTGAGTGCTCAAAGAGGTTTTAAAGACAGTAATAGAATAGGTATTGGTGCAGGTTTAACCCAAATGAATATTTATACAGATAATTTTTCTGTTAACCCTGAAATGGGTTGGATAGGTGGTTTTAGTGTAAGAGGAAATTATTATAACGATTGGCAAATGAGTTTTGGTATGTTTTTTACCGAAAGTAATTTTTCTATTCCAACTCTCGGAACTTCAGGAACTGAAGATTTAAGTTTTAAACTTTCTGCTGTACAAATTTATATTTTACCAAGTTATGTATTATCTGAAAACCATCTTAATTTAGAGTTTGGTCCTGTTTTACAAGTAAACGGTAAACTTGGTGTGGATAAGGATAAAGAGACAAATATTTTATTAGATCAACCTACTTTAGTTGCTAAAGATATTTTAGATGTTTCTAAGTTTAATGCTAATTTTTATGTTGGTTTAAACGCCGGAGTTAAAAACTTTAGAGCAAGAATTGGTTACCAATATGGGTTAACAAACATGTTTGGAAATTTAAAAAACAACGATAAGGTTAAATTATCAGGTGAAAAGTTTAAAGGTCACTTAGGCTTAATCAGCGGACAATTAACGATTTATTTATAA
- a CDS encoding DUF4175 family protein has translation MEAKNTIYNKLEDFIKKFYYNELIKGSILFLGIGLLYFIATLLAEHFLWLSTFGRSFLFGIFILFELFLLFRFILFPIFKLVKLQKGLNYFDASQIIGTHFTEVKDKLLNFLQLANQDNPSELLLASIDQKANTLQPVPFSNAINYSKNKKFLPYLIAPIVLIFLFIFSGNLTILSNSFDRVVHFTKQYESPAPFKFVVLNKELNVKQNQNFTLQVSTVGKIAPENISVIINDASYFLEEVKPGLFQYTFENVNKNIAFSLEANDVSSQNYTLNVIDVPSIQSFKMILNFPKYLNRKQEIVSGLGNAIVPEGTVVNWQIQTASTSRIDFVTQQTASFNKNENTFSLQRKINSNLDYAIVTSNKTIKNYEKLEYQITVSKDQFPTITTQLAPDSLKLKSKIIVGQVADDFGLSKLYVVYYPKGNASQTKKGVLPIKNGTVDQFIYSFPNGLSLDKGLEYEYYFEVFDNDAVNGLKSSKSSVYLHYELTNSQKEDKQLKEQQENINSLEKSLKNQDKQFSEMDKLEKLNKEKSQLDFKDQKKIDQFLEKQKKQDEMMKEFSKNLSKNLEEFKSTDKEKEELIRRLEETQKQSERNEKLLKELEELSKKLQKEELFEKADKLKQNSKNQSKNLEQLVELTKRFYVEKKAEQIADKLNELAKKENKLSDDKQNNTSEKQAEIYKEFKELSKELEELNKQNEELKSPLEIPDTKAEEKSVEEDLNKAKEKLDNKNLDGAKPKQKSAAKKMEEMSQSMSASMQGAEMEQMEEDAKALRQILDNLLTFSFDEETLITTTKETQSRSLQFNRILKKQQELKNQFKHIDDSLFAVSLRNPMISEIVLNEIGEIHYNLDKTLETLADNNIQKGASHQQYVLSSANKLADFLSNVQNQMQMQMSGQGQGKPKKGKGSGMQLPDIIKKQEGLGEKMKDGMKPGEKEGQGKKPGEKGKEGESGKGSEEGENGSVGNAGKVLEILKEQQQLREALQNELNKQGMSGVGQSALDKMKEIEKQLINKGFKNETLQKMLNLKHELLKLEKAIQQQGEDTKRKSNTNKDDFNGTTTPISEELKEYLNSIEILNRQSLPLQPNFNNKVQHYFKHND, from the coding sequence TTGGAAGCTAAGAACACAATTTACAACAAGTTAGAAGACTTCATTAAGAAGTTTTACTATAACGAACTTATAAAAGGAAGCATTCTTTTTTTAGGAATAGGTTTGTTGTATTTTATTGCTACGCTTTTAGCCGAGCATTTTCTTTGGCTTTCAACGTTTGGTAGAAGTTTTCTTTTCGGAATTTTTATCCTTTTCGAATTGTTTTTGCTTTTCCGATTTATTCTTTTTCCAATATTTAAATTGGTAAAACTTCAAAAAGGATTAAATTATTTTGATGCATCGCAAATAATAGGAACACATTTTACCGAAGTAAAAGACAAACTTTTAAATTTCCTTCAACTTGCGAATCAAGATAATCCATCAGAATTATTATTAGCTTCGATAGACCAAAAAGCAAATACATTACAACCGGTTCCTTTTTCCAACGCTATTAATTATTCGAAAAATAAAAAGTTTCTTCCTTATTTAATAGCACCAATTGTTTTAATTTTCCTTTTTATTTTTTCGGGAAATCTAACTATTTTATCAAACAGTTTTGATAGAGTGGTTCATTTCACCAAACAGTATGAATCTCCTGCTCCATTTAAATTTGTAGTGTTGAACAAAGAATTGAATGTAAAACAAAATCAGAATTTTACATTACAAGTTTCAACTGTTGGTAAAATTGCTCCCGAAAATATCAGTGTTATTATTAATGATGCTTCGTACTTTTTAGAAGAAGTTAAACCGGGTTTGTTTCAATATACGTTTGAAAATGTAAATAAAAACATTGCTTTTTCATTAGAAGCAAACGATGTTAGTTCTCAAAATTATACGTTGAATGTTATTGATGTGCCATCGATTCAATCGTTTAAAATGATTTTGAATTTCCCAAAGTATTTAAACCGTAAACAGGAAATTGTAAGCGGACTTGGAAATGCTATTGTTCCTGAAGGCACTGTTGTAAATTGGCAAATTCAAACTGCTTCAACTTCGCGTATTGATTTTGTTACACAACAAACGGCTTCTTTCAATAAAAACGAAAACACTTTTTCTTTACAACGAAAAATCAATTCTAATTTAGATTACGCAATTGTTACTTCAAACAAAACCATTAAAAACTACGAAAAACTAGAATATCAAATCACAGTAAGTAAAGATCAATTTCCAACTATTACAACCCAACTTGCTCCCGATTCTTTGAAATTGAAAAGTAAAATTATCGTGGGTCAAGTTGCAGATGATTTTGGTTTATCCAAATTATATGTTGTGTATTACCCTAAAGGAAATGCAAGTCAAACTAAAAAAGGTGTTTTACCTATAAAAAACGGAACGGTTGATCAATTTATTTATAGTTTTCCAAATGGTTTATCTCTTGATAAAGGTTTAGAATACGAATATTACTTCGAAGTGTTTGATAATGATGCCGTTAATGGTTTAAAGAGTTCAAAATCAAGTGTTTATTTACATTATGAGCTTACTAATTCGCAAAAAGAAGACAAACAACTAAAAGAACAGCAAGAAAATATCAATAGCCTTGAAAAATCGCTTAAAAATCAAGACAAGCAATTTTCTGAAATGGATAAGTTGGAGAAATTAAACAAAGAGAAATCACAACTTGATTTTAAAGACCAAAAGAAAATTGATCAGTTTTTGGAGAAACAAAAAAAACAAGATGAAATGATGAAAGAGTTTTCTAAAAACCTTTCTAAAAACTTGGAGGAATTCAAATCTACTGATAAAGAAAAAGAAGAGTTAATTCGTCGTTTAGAGGAAACCCAAAAACAATCTGAAAGAAATGAAAAACTTTTAAAAGAATTAGAAGAGCTTTCTAAAAAATTACAAAAGGAAGAATTATTTGAAAAAGCAGATAAGTTAAAACAAAACAGTAAAAATCAATCTAAAAATCTAGAACAATTAGTTGAGCTTACTAAGCGTTTTTATGTTGAAAAAAAGGCTGAACAAATTGCGGATAAACTAAATGAATTAGCAAAAAAAGAAAATAAACTTTCAGACGATAAACAGAATAATACATCTGAAAAGCAGGCTGAAATTTACAAAGAGTTTAAAGAATTATCAAAAGAATTAGAGGAGTTAAATAAACAAAACGAAGAGTTAAAAAGTCCTTTAGAAATTCCTGACACAAAAGCGGAAGAGAAATCTGTTGAAGAAGATTTAAATAAAGCCAAAGAAAAATTGGACAATAAAAATCTAGATGGTGCAAAACCAAAACAGAAATCTGCTGCCAAGAAAATGGAAGAAATGAGTCAGTCGATGTCTGCTTCTATGCAAGGTGCTGAAATGGAACAAATGGAAGAAGACGCAAAAGCATTGCGTCAAATTTTAGATAATTTATTGACCTTTTCTTTTGATGAAGAAACCTTAATTACAACTACTAAAGAAACTCAATCACGTTCTTTACAGTTCAACAGAATCTTAAAGAAACAACAAGAACTAAAGAATCAGTTCAAACATATCGATGATAGTTTGTTTGCTGTTTCATTGCGTAATCCTATGATTAGCGAAATAGTTCTAAATGAAATTGGTGAAATACATTATAATTTAGATAAGACACTAGAAACCTTAGCGGATAATAATATTCAAAAAGGCGCTTCTCACCAACAATATGTTTTATCATCTGCAAATAAGTTAGCTGATTTTTTAAGTAATGTTCAAAACCAAATGCAGATGCAGATGTCGGGTCAAGGACAAGGTAAACCTAAAAAAGGAAAAGGAAGTGGAATGCAACTTCCAGATATTATAAAGAAACAAGAAGGTTTAGGTGAGAAAATGAAAGACGGAATGAAACCCGGAGAGAAAGAAGGTCAAGGAAAAAAACCGGGTGAAAAAGGAAAAGAAGGTGAATCAGGAAAGGGTTCAGAAGAAGGTGAAAATGGTTCAGTAGGTAATGCAGGCAAAGTGCTTGAAATTTTAAAAGAACAACAACAACTTCGTGAAGCATTACAAAACGAATTAAATAAGCAAGGAATGTCTGGTGTTGGACAAAGTGCTTTGGATAAAATGAAAGAGATCGAAAAACAATTAATTAATAAAGGTTTTAAAAACGAAACACTACAAAAGATGTTGAATTTAAAACACGAATTACTAAAATTAGAGAAGGCTATTCAACAGCAAGGAGAAGATACAAAAAGGAAATCTAATACAAATAAAGATGATTTTAATGGCACCACTACTCCAATTTCTGAAGAGCTAAAAGAATATTTAAATAGTATTGAAATTTTAAACAGACAAAGCCTACCTTTGCAACCAAATTTTAATAACAAAGTACAACACTATTTTAAGCACAATGATTAG
- the folB gene encoding dihydroneopterin aldolase, translating to MGTIKLKNIRTYSYHGCLIEEGKIGSDYKVDLEVKTNLKPSAETDDLHDTVDYVLLNKIVVTEMAVRSHLLEHVAKRIIDRVLKESKTVTKVKVAVSKINPPIGGDVEMVTIEMKESR from the coding sequence ATGGGAACAATAAAATTAAAAAACATTCGTACTTATTCTTATCATGGTTGTTTAATAGAAGAAGGAAAAATAGGTAGTGATTATAAAGTGGATTTAGAAGTTAAAACCAACTTAAAACCATCTGCAGAAACAGACGATTTACACGATACGGTAGATTATGTTTTACTAAATAAAATTGTGGTTACAGAAATGGCTGTTCGTTCGCATTTACTAGAACATGTTGCAAAAAGGATAATCGATAGAGTACTTAAAGAAAGTAAAACGGTAACTAAAGTTAAAGTTGCTGTTTCGAAAATAAATCCTCCTATTGGTGGTGATGTTGAAATGGTTACAATTGAAATGAAAGAAAGTAGATAA
- a CDS encoding glutamine--tRNA ligase/YqeY domain fusion protein, with amino-acid sequence MSTEEKSLNFIEQIIEEDLKNGLSKDKLRFRFPPEPNGYLHLGHASAICLNFGLGIDYDAPVNLRFDDTNPSKEEQEFVDSIKKDVEWLGFSWDKECYASDYFQQLYDWAVELIKNDKAYVDSISAEEMAILKGTPTQKGTDSPYRNRSVEENLDLFERMKKGEFEKGAHVLRAKISMGATNMLMRDPIIYRIMHAHHHRTGNDWCIYPMYDWAHGESDYLEQVSHSFCTLEFLPHRELYDWFLNQIYDETKVRPKQREFARRNLSHTVVSKRKLAQLVEEKHVSGWDDPRMSTISGMRRRGITSTAIRNFAKTIGIAKRDNLIDVSLLDFCIREDLNKVAPRVMAVLNPVKLVITNYPEGQEEWLEAENNPEDEVMTYRQLPFSRELYIEREDFQEEAHKKFFRLTLGTEVRLKNAYFIKGESVVKDAEGNITEIHCTYDVDTKSGSGTEASQRKVKGTIHWVSVKHAVEAEVRLYDRLFTTENPDGNKDVDFKEFINPNSLEVITGYVEPSLQTAKELDHFQFQRLGYFCVDNDSSAEKLVFNKTVGLRDTWAKVSSR; translated from the coding sequence ATGTCAACTGAAGAAAAATCATTGAATTTTATAGAACAAATCATTGAAGAAGATTTAAAAAATGGTTTGTCAAAAGATAAATTACGTTTCCGTTTTCCGCCTGAACCAAATGGATATTTACATTTAGGTCATGCAAGTGCAATTTGCTTAAATTTTGGACTAGGAATCGATTATGATGCCCCTGTAAATTTACGTTTTGACGATACTAATCCATCTAAAGAAGAACAAGAATTTGTAGATTCTATTAAAAAAGATGTAGAATGGCTTGGTTTTTCTTGGGATAAAGAATGTTATGCATCTGATTATTTTCAACAATTATACGATTGGGCTGTTGAGTTAATTAAAAATGACAAAGCTTATGTAGATAGTATTTCTGCTGAAGAAATGGCAATTCTTAAAGGAACTCCAACTCAAAAAGGTACCGATTCTCCTTATAGAAATCGTTCTGTTGAAGAAAATTTAGATTTGTTTGAGCGCATGAAAAAGGGTGAGTTTGAAAAAGGAGCTCATGTTTTACGTGCCAAAATAAGTATGGGTGCAACCAATATGTTAATGCGTGATCCTATTATTTATAGAATTATGCATGCACATCACCATAGAACAGGAAACGATTGGTGTATTTATCCAATGTATGACTGGGCCCATGGTGAAAGTGATTATTTAGAACAAGTTTCGCATTCTTTTTGTACATTAGAATTTTTACCACATAGAGAATTATACGATTGGTTTTTAAATCAAATTTATGATGAAACCAAAGTAAGACCAAAACAACGTGAATTTGCTCGTAGAAATCTTTCACATACTGTTGTTTCTAAAAGAAAATTAGCACAATTAGTGGAAGAAAAGCATGTTTCAGGCTGGGATGATCCTCGTATGAGCACCATTTCTGGTATGCGCAGAAGAGGAATTACTTCAACTGCTATTCGTAATTTTGCAAAGACTATTGGTATTGCAAAACGTGATAATTTAATAGATGTTTCATTATTAGATTTTTGTATTCGTGAAGATTTAAACAAAGTTGCTCCTCGTGTAATGGCAGTTTTAAATCCGGTTAAATTAGTAATTACTAATTATCCAGAAGGTCAAGAAGAATGGTTAGAAGCAGAAAACAATCCAGAAGATGAAGTAATGACTTATCGTCAATTGCCTTTTTCTAGAGAATTATATATCGAAAGAGAAGATTTCCAGGAAGAAGCACATAAGAAATTTTTCAGATTGACTTTAGGAACAGAAGTTCGTTTAAAAAATGCGTATTTCATTAAAGGTGAATCAGTTGTAAAAGATGCTGAAGGCAATATTACTGAAATTCACTGTACATATGACGTAGATACTAAGTCAGGAAGTGGTACAGAAGCAAGTCAACGTAAAGTAAAAGGAACTATTCATTGGGTTTCCGTAAAACATGCAGTTGAGGCAGAAGTAAGACTTTATGATAGATTATTTACTACTGAAAACCCAGATGGAAATAAAGATGTAGACTTTAAAGAATTTATCAATCCAAATTCTCTAGAAGTAATTACTGGTTATGTAGAACCAAGTTTACAAACAGCAAAAGAACTAGATCATTTTCAATTTCAACGTTTAGGTTATTTTTGTGTAGATAATGATTCATCTGCTGAAAAATTAGTTTTTAACAAAACAGTTGGATTAAGAGATACTTGGGCAAAAGTTAGTTCTCGATAA
- a CDS encoding SPFH domain-containing protein, with amino-acid sequence MFLPIILVLGLFLLFASFFTVKQQTAAIIERFGKYASTRTSGLQLKIPVVDRIAGKVNLRIQQLDVIIETKTKDNVFVKLKVSVQFKVLQEKVYEAFYKLEYPHDQITSYVFDVVRAEVPKLKLDDVFERKDDIAVAVKRELNEAMSTYGYDIINTLITDIDPDIQVKNAMNRINAADREKTAAEYEAEAGRIRIVAKAKAEAESKRLQGQGIADQRREIARGLVESVDVLNRVGINSQEASALIVVTQHYDTLQAIGADTNSNLILLPNSPQAGSEMLNNMVASFTASNQVGEAMKKANSNKRVGTGKKDIFGGSTEVEPENEE; translated from the coding sequence ATGTTTTTACCCATTATTTTAGTTTTAGGATTGTTTTTACTTTTTGCATCCTTTTTTACAGTAAAACAACAAACAGCTGCTATTATTGAGCGTTTTGGAAAATATGCCAGTACAAGAACTTCTGGACTACAGTTAAAAATCCCGGTCGTAGATAGAATTGCAGGAAAAGTAAACCTAAGAATTCAACAGTTAGATGTTATCATTGAAACAAAAACAAAAGATAACGTATTCGTTAAATTGAAAGTATCTGTTCAATTTAAAGTATTACAAGAAAAAGTATATGAAGCTTTTTATAAATTAGAATATCCGCACGATCAAATTACATCGTATGTATTTGATGTTGTACGTGCCGAAGTTCCAAAATTAAAATTAGATGATGTTTTCGAAAGAAAAGACGATATTGCGGTTGCAGTAAAACGTGAATTAAACGAGGCAATGTCTACTTACGGTTACGATATCATCAATACCTTAATTACAGATATTGACCCGGATATTCAAGTTAAAAATGCAATGAACCGTATTAATGCCGCTGATCGTGAAAAAACAGCTGCAGAATATGAAGCAGAAGCAGGAAGAATTAGAATTGTAGCAAAAGCGAAAGCAGAAGCAGAAAGCAAAAGATTACAAGGACAAGGTATTGCAGACCAACGTAGAGAAATTGCACGTGGACTTGTAGAAAGTGTTGATGTATTGAATAGAGTAGGTATTAACTCACAAGAAGCTTCGGCATTAATTGTAGTTACACAACATTACGATACGTTACAAGCAATTGGTGCTGATACTAATTCTAACTTAATTTTATTACCTAATTCACCTCAAGCGGGTAGCGAAATGTTAAATAACATGGTTGCTAGTTTTACAGCAAGTAATCAGGTTGGGGAAGCTATGAAAAAAGCAAATAGTAATAAAAGAGTAGGAACTGGTAAAAAAGATATTTTTGGAGGAAGCACAGAAGTAGAGCCAGAAAATGAAGAATAA